A window of Malania oleifera isolate guangnan ecotype guangnan chromosome 2, ASM2987363v1, whole genome shotgun sequence genomic DNA:
gtgtaaaggatcaaacaaaaCCAAATGCAACAATATAAATGGTGATTATCCAGGATTATTCAATAACCACGGCAAataaacaaagtaataataagagCAATAACACTTGAAATTACGTgatttggcaaagcctacattcaCATGAGCAATTGGTAAGGTTTCGCTGTGAAGATCacaaaatacacaatacaatgAGTTTCAATGATCTTCATTCCTTCTCTTCCTTTCACTTTCCACAATATGCCCAAAATGGCATATTTAATAACCCCTCGGAGGCTTCCCTCTAAATATCCAACTGTCCCAacgttcatattcaaaatttgaaatcatcctCATAGCCCTGAGtccattcgttgacgaataggGTCCATTCGTCGACAATTAGTGtccattcgtcaacgaattaggCATATTCGTTGACGACTTCTAAATGTCTGAAATTTATCTGCTCTTGGTATCTCCACTTGCGACGAATGAGACTCATTTGTCCATGATTGCCTGCTACAAAGCATCAATGACTTCcacatatgtttttcttccttttgtttatGTACTCTataaagtataagagccataaaaacacaacaatctccaccttgatgatTATACGTCCTTTAGGAAACTTGAAAACATATCtcattgctccaccttgacctttgAACGTTTGTTTGGGATCGTCTCCTTTTTAGCACTTGGaaacaaacaccaagtccaagcaacgttGCTTGAACTTGTCGATGGTAGCTTtggcttctaccatcaaccccgatacagttgtagatgcaacTCTCGAAGACTTTACCTTAAGCTTCCAATAAGACCATCCCAAACACAAAAACTGCTACAAGCCTTGTATCAtcaaagccccctgcatagtcttcaacaaaacttaCAATTGACGGTCCACTTTGTTACCTgccgaaacaccccattgcacaatcATGGGAAACCTTTGACATATTCCAAACATCACAGCCAGTTCTTGGGTCGGTAgacatttcaaattaattttcCACAGAACCCCCTTGAGACAGCAAACAAAGTCTCTCTGCTGCTCTATCCATAAAGCCATCCTGAGATAACTTTGATCTCCTTGTAGCCCTGTCCACAAAACtaccctaagataacaccaatctcttTGCAGTTCTATCCATACCAGTGTTTCCAAATTTGTTTTCAGAGAGCCGCGCCTCAGGGTGTTTTGGGGGAAAAACGCACCAAGGCGTATGTGCAAAGGAGAAACTCCATGAATGTGTACGCCTTAGCCAAAAAATGACACCTTTTTACGGCTTATATGAAATGCGTACGCCTTTCGGTATCTtgggttaaaacataattttataagtcCAAACCCAAAACACACTGAAACCCTATCTTCCCTCTCTCTCCCGCGAAgcttcttctcctttgctctgTCGGTAAAGCCCGACGAAGCCTCTGCCCTCTCTTCGAAGCCTTGATGAAGCTTGGCGAAGCCACTGCTCTCTCTCGAAGCCTCGACGAAGCTCGATGAAGCGTCTGCTCTCTCAAAGCCTCTACTCTCTCTTGCACCTTGAAGAAGCCTCTTATTGAAGCTCGAAGCTCAAAGCCCTTGCTCTCTCTCGACGAAGCCTCTGCTCGAAGCTCAAAGCTCGAAGCCTCAGCTCTCTCGCGACGAAGCCTCTGCTCGaggcctctgctctctctctctcagtctctatTCGACGGGATATTAGTTTTACAATCAACTAGAGTTgactaaatgaatattaaaaattattcccATTTTCTCATAATGGTTGGGTTCAAGGCTGGAGTTCAACCGTCTCCCAAACAGCCCCTTAATAGCAGAAGAAATTTGTAATTTGGCTTTTTGTCATCTGTTTGAAAACTTATGGCTTATTTTTAATACTTaagaatcatatttttatttttttctccattattctaacatttttctcatttttatactttatataatttatttatttattaattattttaaaaaatacaatcccaaaatgcttacgcctcaaCACCTTGAGGCGTATGCCTCGCCTCGTGGGGGGTAAAACGTCTCGCCTTACACCTTCGCCTTTGAAAACACTGGTCCATACGAAttagcaaaccaagacccatcttggccgtacccaacacattcatgtcacaAGTTTTCAACAGcgttcccaactgattagcctcaatTAAAGTctttccagccaataacatgtcattcacacacaacagatacatcactgaactgcatcctatcacccttttCTACACTGGAagtctcaccaactcacacacctggtACATATGCAATACATCCATTTTATTATAACACTTATtcttctatttttccctttgtcaTGCATTGCAactttaaaaatagtaaaaaccttgctactggtagtaatgaatacatgaaataccAGAATGCCAACTTTATACTTGAGTGGTGGTCTGTTAGTGTACATGGGCCCATCGTGATTTTGCTAGTTTCTCAAGCTGAAACTCCATATAATATGAcctgtcatctctgccctgagtttgTAACTCCATCTGCATCACACGCCCATTCATACCGTGATACTGTTGACCCTAGATAAAACTCCTCGCATTTTTGTCccgagtccctaactccacccgAATAACATGATTACTACTGCCGCAATTTTCttgcatttgtttctcttcctttacctgagtacgctgctCCATGGCTTCATcaacaaaagtcatgtcctcaatCCCCTTTATTGGCCACAAGATCACCCAGCTTGTACctacctttcttataccccagaaaaGTGTATTGTCCGAACATAACACAAAGCCTTGATCCTCAATCACTAGAATAGCACATCAGTTGACATCCACTCACAATCGAGTAATCTCCCGCAAAACttgcccacaattcacttgcaactttcctatctagcgatacctttgacGATCGATCACACGAGAAACGCGCCATACTCACtaaccaaataaatttttttagggGAGAAATTATTTTGGTGAAAAAGATTATTATGCTTTGCTCAcagattttaaaaattgaaaaaaaaaaaaaaattggtataacTACCTACTATTAAAAAAGGCCAATTTCTTGAACTTCAGAAAAGTTGGTTTAGTCCCCTTGAGGAGATTGTAATTTTAGCTTGAGGATTTTTATGTTGGGGTCTTAGTTCAATTGATAGGGATGGAAAGGTATACATGATAGGAGTTGGTTGCATCATTTTATAAAGTCTGAAGTCCATGTGGGCCTactcacataaattggcggaaaatgattcatatagccgaccccacctaatgggactaaggtttggtctgattgttgttgttgttgttgttaagtCCATGTGGGCCTACACCCTTTTCGATCCCATTCTAGGTCAATGTGCATAGTCTTTGGGAATTTTTGGGCAAATTTTTATGTAATTGGGACTCTTTTGGGCTCTATGCCCTTTTCTTCCATCCAAGGCTTGTAGTCCTTGGAAATTTTTTGTACAAACTCTCATGTAAGTGAGACTTTTTTCagcctatatgctctttgcccaccTTTTGAGCTTGTAATCTTTGAGAATTTTCACTGAAGCTTTTAGGCAATTGAGGCGTTTTTCGAACTCTAAACCCTTTTCCCATTCTAGGCTTGTAACCTTCAGGTATACTTGCCCAAGATTCTATGCAACGCGGGCTGTTTGTAGGCTCCATACCCTTTCCTAATTCCAAGCATGTAGCCCTCAAGGACAACTAAGCCTTTTTTACAAGCTCTACACCTTTTCGCACATTTTGGGTGGCTCATGGAAATTTGGTCACCCTCTTACACAATCATGGCATTTCCTAGGCTCTAAACCCTCTATCACATTTTGGgcttgtatcttatgtgtgcaacCATTTTTTTGCTGATGATAGAATTCGAAACTTCACTAGGCTTCACTCTTGAAAAGTTTTAAAAGTCAGTTTGGGTGGATTCAATTTTTCAGTTCTGAACTTTTGTCATAGAATGCTGCTATCCTGTATAATAAAAAACCCACAACACCAGAGCATTGAGGGCCATTTATACTGCCCCAGCAATCCAGCATAAGCACAAGCCTACCGATGATCTCAAATGTCTTTCTCCAGCAAAAATAGTCCTACTTCACTTCCATGACAAAGCCAAGCTGAAATGATCAACTTGTCATCAGAGGAAAAATGAAGGCATGAACCTAAAAAAGCCATGACAAAGCCAGTCTTATCAGGCAGATCACTACAAAAGCCACTTTGAACTGAAGGCATgaacctaaaaaagaaaaaacatgttGCACTCGAGGAAGGAGAGATTTGTGTTCTCATTTCCATGATAAAGCAGAGCTGAAATGACCAACTTGTCATCAGATGGAAATGGTTTAGGCTATGAGAAACAAgcagatgaaaaaaaaaaagccagATTGGGCTGACTATAAATGCCACTCCACTTTGAACTGAGGCATGAACCCCAAAAAGGAGAGATTGCTAATTAGCTGCTAATGGATACTATTATTGTGGGATGGAGGAAGAATCAGCTTTACGTGTGCGCACACACATTTGCATCAGAGTTTCTTTGGTTATTTGACATCTTATTTTAGAATTATCATTGAGGTTGTGTTTGGGAGCGTGGATTTTAGGCCCCGAAGGATCAGATATAGTGTTTTTGTGGATTTGGATGAAACTCAATTTTGCATTGCATTTCATCCTAAGTTGCACAAATTTAAATTGAAGGTCTGAACTCTAAGCTCCTAAGCATGGATACTACTTCCTTTACAGCTATTAACTTATGTGGTGGTGGAATTTGGCAGGTTCAAAATACAGAAGGAAATTACTGGCTTTAACTCTTTCCTGGTCATATTTTCTAAGTATCATGAAAGGAGAGAAATTGAATGATTCGTGAAGGGCAGGTTCTGAGAGGTCTTGATGTAGCTGTGTATGTGGGTTCGTAGTTGGAAACTTTCAGAGTTTCTAAGTTCGCTGATTTTTTGTTGCTTCTTTAAGGGGTTTGTTAGAGAATAGGACTGCAGAAAGTGGGTGCTGAGTgttgttagggatctaggaacaataatcacacgcACAAACAAAATAAACatacaaaataagaacaccagatttacgtggttcggtctaatctgacctacgtccatggagcacagcAAATATACTATAACGtgggagaaaaacaagaggagacacacactcaactcaactcttctcacacttttctctttctcaccttcagcactctcacactcctcgctcacttACTTCACTTGCACACTTCACACAAcacaaatgttcttatttatagatacataggataGATATAGAGGGAAAGAagttattgcattctaatggGATAATGAGCACGTGGTCTTTAATGGATTATTTTAGCACTTGATAATTATGTTTTTGATGGAATGAATTTGGCATGCGGTTGCAGCTCATCCTCCTTAAGGTGTTTCCATTTTCTCCGTTTCCATATTTTCTCCATTTCCATTTTAGCTTAACAGGCGTGTGTTCTGTTTTCACTGTGAAGCAATGTTTCTATTGTATCCTGTTGCCTTTTTGTTTTTAGGAATTGGTATAGGAgagttgttttttattttttgatgcTGTGGTAGGTGCATTGTTATGCAGTTGTAGCACATTTCTGGggtacaaaaatgtttttttattattattattatttaaaaacaaCCCTTAAAGATGACTAcatttcttcttccaactcttGCCAATAGCAATGAAGTTTCCTTTTTTTGCTGAAAAAAGTAGAAGACTACAATTTTAGCAAGTTTTTAACATTGCCTTGAGCAACACCTAGAAGATTGAATTGAAGCAATGGAATAACAAGGACATGGGAGCAAGTTTCGGTATTCGATTCTAGTATGTTTGGCATCAAAACAAGATGGAACTACAATTACACAAGGACCTAGAATTTTTATGCAATCATTATAGGCAGGCAACTATAGCTTAATTAATAAAAGTGGGTCTAGGAATTgtgtcaaaataaataaataaataaacctaaAGATGTTTGAGCCAACAAGATATAGTTTGTCATGAGAAAGTAGACATGCCAGTAATTATGTCTTTTCTGTTCTAATGGAGGTCATAAATAATTTCGCACCCATCAACTCCTAAGAATTAGTAAGGCGACAATTAGGGCTGATTACAATGTTCAGAAGCAGAGAACCCGTCACTAATTCACATTGCACAGGCCTAAAACTCCAAGAATCCCATGTTGAACCAGTATTCCCTCACATCCTCTCCTACTTTTTCTAATGCAAGAGATAATGTACATGAGCACTCATAAATTAATATATTCTATGAATGCGTCGGAAATATTCCTCCGATCAGCTTCAGTCCACCTTAATACAGCAGAGAGGTTTAGATAGTGACTTCCAGCACAGTAATGCACAATTAAACAAACACCTCATCACGCCGCTTCTTTAGGTTGACTTCTGGGTTGCCTTTTCTCATCATGGCCACAAACTCTTCATAGTTGATATTGCCATCCTGTTAACAAGAAGTGAGGCGATTAGCAAAATATTGGGGTATGATTCCCTTCTGAAAAAACAATAGATATACTTGGCTTTCATGAATAAGAAGTACTCAATTTGTTCTCCAAATGGTCTAACTATGGAATCATATGCTAAGCTTCCCAATTTCCCGAGGGTGCATTGGTTTCACAGGCTAAGGTTTTGTAGGACTGGACTCGGCAGAATATTATTCACTGGATTGATTATGATAATTATCCTGTGCTGAGGTTGGTCTGCCATATATAAGGGATAGGAGAAGGACATgactggattttttttttttttcttctttttatgccTTTGGTCTGCTATAGCCTACCCTGGCCAGTGGAGGAATCAGCCAGATCTAGTCCATATGCATGAGCTAAGACGCCCTTCTTAGCCTGTCCTATCCCTTCCTTTTTCTGCACCGGGTAAATAGTGGCTTAACACAAACCTAGCCACTCTAGTTTATGAAACAAACGCATCCTTGCGGTATACATATGGGACAGGGACAACTATGTGATGGAAAATGAGTTAACCCCATGTGTTGCCCAGAGTACATTGTGGTGTTCCAAAGAAcctgaagaagaacaagaagaagctCACGTTATCAGCATCGACCTCGGAAATGATTTCCTTTATGTCCTTTGCATCTTGCATGCCGAATTCTCGGAGGGCTTGTTCAAGCTCTTCTGTTGTTATATACCTGAGTTTGGAAGTGTTTGAACTAATGTTAATTAGAAAAAGTCAGAACAGCTTAACCTGTTGTTATCATtctcattgttattattattattacccgCTATTATCTTTATCGAAATACTGGAAGGCAGTGTAAAGATGCTCCTCTCTATCCATTCTGTTCATGTGCATTGTCGCAGTGATGAACTCGTCGTAATCTATGGTTCCATTACCATCCGCATCAGCCTGTTTTCCAAAAATAAAGGGAGGCATTTAAATGATTAGAACAACAGCatcaaatggaaaaaaaaaatcttaatatGAATTAAACCGTGCATGAGTTCTATAATACTTTGGTAAAAGTAGTTTTTGAGGACTTACAGCTTCCATTAATTGTTTGACTTCGTATTCAGTTAGCTTTGTCCCTTGCTTGGAGAGCCCTTGCTTCAGCTCCTCAAGTGTAATAGTCCCACTATTGTCAGTATCCATGCCCTTGAACATTTCCTTCAATCCCATGATTTCTTCCTCTGATAAACAGCCAGCAATAACCTACCAATTCCAAATAATTAAACAATTAAGGTATTTGACCAGACACGGAAAAAAACTCAGCAGACACTGCTTTCTGAAGGGAAAAAGTTAATACCCGAAGCGCAACTTTCTTGAACCTATTCATTGCTCTGAACTGTTTGAACCTGTCAAAAACTGCATTATCAAGAGGTGTATCAGGTGCTTCACCGTCCTCCTTAATCCATGGATGATCTGAAATCAAACAATGCATTTTCAGAAAGTAGTATAATATTAGTGACACAGCAGTTTTGATAAGCAATGAAATACAAAGTTCACCGTAATCATTAATCTGTTTGGGACTGGAATGGTTAAATCAAGATCTcacaatttcttttcttttcttcaaattAGCAAAGTGATATTCCTAAAGGGAACAACAGTTGTGGAGGGAGCCAAAGAACTACTTGAGATATCATACTTACTTAGGACTTGGTATGCTGTTACCCTCTGCTTGGGATCTGAAGTCAGCATCTTCCTGACAAGATCTTTAGCTCCAGAAGAAATTGAAGGCCATGGATCACTTGTGAAATCTACGTGACCACGCAAAATTGCATTGAAAATCCCATGCTCCGACTCTGTCAACCgaaatttttttactttttaagtTAAATCGTATGGCCGAACAATTCATTGTCTGTCTATCATGGTTTGTTGGAAACTCAGGATGACCAGAAAAGTAAAAAAGAGCTGAAAAAACAAAGAAGACGTAATTTACCTGCCCAAAAAGGAGGAACTCCAGAAAGAAGAATGTACAACATTACTCCGACACTCCATATATCAACTTCAGGCCCATATCTCCTCTTTAAGACCTCAGGTGCAATGTAATAAGCGCTGCCAACAATATCTCTAAACACTTCTCCTGTTGGTAGAAAAATTGCAAACTATTTCAATCTTAAGAAGAGCTAAGATCTACAGGTAAATATTgcgggaaaaaaaaaatccactctTAAGATGATCTAAGATCTACTCATTCTATTTCCcatgaaatgtaaagtaaaaaaaaaaaaaaaactgtacaATCCCACACCATAtgagttttttctttttcatgattCTTAGAGATAAGGACACTAAAGAATTGGAGTTATGAAATCTGTGTTTCAAACATCTAGGTGATCAGGTGTTTGTTCTCACCAGATCatctattttcaaaaattaaaactcAATTACGCCATTTGCATGGGGTGTTTAAATGCCATACTAATAAATATTGCAGGCTTACTTCAGATAATAATATCACAACTCACAGAACAATGAGTTGAGAGTTGGAAGCACTAAAACTAAAATAGCATAAAGAACCAACATGTGTTGCAGACTTGCAGTTCAGTAGTACATTCTGCAAAATTTTTGCACTCTAAATATTATATTGGTGTGTGTTCAGAGGCATCTGATAGAATTGAAACATTGGTACATTCCATGTTTCCTCAACAAAACCTTGATACTACTTTTTCTTTCACACAATCATTAAACAGTGAATCGTGCTTTAAGATGacctcccaaaatatacacataataATGCAGGAAGTCtgatagaattttattttttcaaaaaagagaAGCTATGTCTATCACTCGTCATAAAGATTAGAAGGAAAACAGATAGGATGAAAAGAAACAAACCTTGCTTGAAAAACACTGACAAGCCAAAATCTGTGGCTTTAAGTGGCGAATTCTCGTCCTTGTTCAGAAGAAGGAAATTCTCGGGCTTGAGATCCCTGTGGACGACCCCCATAGAATGGCATGTGTGCA
This region includes:
- the LOC131149883 gene encoding calcium-dependent protein kinase 2-like; amino-acid sequence: MGNCCSRGSNDEEPPKSRRGGSVTGKTENGGNPPSPNPATSPRPAAPVASPGRVKPAKPAPIGPVLGRPMEDVRSIYSIGKELGRGQFGVTHLCTQKATGEQFACKTIAKRKLVNKEDIEDVRREVQIMHHLTGQPNIVELKGAYEDKQSVHLVMELCAGGELFDRIIAKGHYSERAAASLLRTIVQIVHTCHSMGVVHRDLKPENFLLLNKDENSPLKATDFGLSVFFKQGEVFRDIVGSAYYIAPEVLKRRYGPEVDIWSVGVMLYILLSGVPPFWAESEHGIFNAILRGHVDFTSDPWPSISSGAKDLVRKMLTSDPKQRVTAYQVLNHPWIKEDGEAPDTPLDNAVFDRFKQFRAMNRFKKVALRVIAGCLSEEEIMGLKEMFKGMDTDNSGTITLEELKQGLSKQGTKLTEYEVKQLMEAADADGNGTIDYDEFITATMHMNRMDREEHLYTAFQYFDKDNSGYITTEELEQALREFGMQDAKDIKEIISEVDADNDGNINYEEFVAMMRKGNPEVNLKKRRDEVFV